The region GGAAATCGGCCATTCCAACTTTACCCTGGCAGAGGACGAGATGGCCTTTGGCATGGGAATCCACGGTGAGCCCGGCGTGTGGAACGGACCGGTTAAGACAGCGGATGAGCTGGCAGAGGAATCAGTGGGAGAGATCCTGGAAGATATGCCCCTGAATCCGGGTGAGGAGGTCTGCGTGCTGATTAACGGCCTGGGAGCCACCAGCCAGGAGGAGCTCTACATTCTGTCGGGAAGTGTGCACCGCCTTCTGGAAGAAAAGGGAATCAGGGTGTACCGAACCTTTGTAGGGGAGTATGCCACCAGTATGGAGATGGCCGGAGCCTCCATATCCATCTGCCGCATGGCGGATCAGGAGATGAAGCAGTGGATTGACATGCCTGTCCATACGCCGTTTTATACCCAGGTTTAACCGGGAATATTTAACTGGTTGGTTAAGGAGGAAAAAGAATGGATCGGATTACATGCCATGAACTTCCGGAGCTCTTTCAGGGCGCGGCGGATATCTTTGGGGAGAAAAAGGAAGAGCTCTGCGAGATGGATGCCAGAATGGGGGACGGGGACCTGGGCCTGACCATGCAGAAAGGTTTTGGGGCCCTGCCCCAGCTGATACGGGATAATGAGGCGGAAGGAGATATTGGAAAAACGCTCATGAAGGCAGGCATGAAAATGGCTGGTCTGGTTCCGTCCACTATGGGGACCCTGATGTCCAGCGGAATCATGGAAGGCGGAAAGGCCATTGGCAAAAAAGGAGAAATGGGGCCAAAAGAGCTGGCGGATTTCCTCGCTGGTTTTGCCAGAGGGATTGCACATCGCGGAAAATGCCATCTGGGGGACCGTACCATCCTGGATGCGGTGGATGCCGGGGCAAAGAAGGCCCAGGAAGCCTGCGCAGAGGGTGCTGATATGGGGGCCATGCTCCGAAGGGCGGCAGAGGGCGCAAAGGAAGGCGTAAAAGCAACCGAGGATATGCTTCCTAAGTATGGAAAGGCAGCTGTGTTTTCAGCCAAAGCCAAGGGCGTTCCGGATCAGGGCGCTGTGGCGGGACAGTATTTTCTGGAAGGATTGGGCAGATATTTTCTAGGGAATCTGAATTAGAAAAAGGACCGCTCCGGCGGTCCTTTTTTGAACGTCTTTTTATTCGGCGCTATTCCTCGCGCATCCGGTAGCCGACCCCGATTTCTGTAAATATGTACTGGGGCTCAGCCGGATTTTCCTCCAGCTTCCTTCTGATATGGGCCATGTTCACACGCAGAATCTGGTTGTCGCTGTCCGCGAACGGTCCCCATATTTTGGAAATTATGCTCTCATAGGTCATGACCCTTCCGGCGTTCTGGGCCAGCAGGGAAACCAGCTTATATTCAATCTGGGTCAAATGGACATCCTGCCCCTTTACCTTTACCAGGCGGCGTTCAAAGTCAATGAGAAGATTCCCTACTTCATATTTAAGGCTCTGTGTGCCGGCCGCTCTCTGGCTGTGCCGCAGCGCTGTGCGGATGCGGGCCAGCAATTCAGCCGTGCCAAAGGGCTTGGTGAGGTAGTCATCTGCTCCCAGGTCCAGGGCAGCCACCTTGCTGCGCTCCAGAGTCCTGGCGGAAATCACGATAATGGGCAGGGTACTGGTGGACCTGACCTCTTGTATGAGTTCCAGGCCGTCCATGTCCGGCAGACCCAGATCCAGGAGTACCACATCTGGCTTAAGGGACTCGATGAGCTTCAGCCCGTCTGTTCCGGTATAGGCGCTGGTAACCTGGTAGCCCTGGGGGGACAGGACGGTCTCTATGAAGTTGCAGATGTTCTTCTCGTCTTCGATGATGATGATGTTGGCTTTGGTATTCATGTTTTAGTATTCCCTCCAATCTGGTAAGGTAAATGTAAACTGGGCGCCCCGCGGGTGATTGCCGGCGTGGATTTCGCCTCCGTGGGCATTGATGATGGTTTTGCAGATGCTAAGACCGATTCCCATTCCTTTGTGTCCGTCTCCTGTGTGGTTTTCCGACGTGCCTCCGCCGTCAAAAATCGTATCCAGCAGATCGGGGGCAATCCCTTTGCCGTAATCTTTAATGGAGACAGAGAGTCCGCTTTTTTCGGCGGCGGCCACCAGATCAATGGGTTCATTGGTGCCGGAATGGAACAGGGCGTTTTCCAGAAGGTTATTGATTACCTGTTCTATCAGGGTCGCATCCATGGGTATTATGATGACGGAATCTGGAATGCTGACCCGCACCTGGACATCCGGGAACCGTTTCCTGAACCGCCGCACGGAATCTGATATGACCTCTTCCAGGGATTCGTCTGCCTTGGCCACTGAGGCTACGCCTTTTTCGTCCTGGATCCTGGTGACTGAAAGCAGGTTTTCCACCATGTTGAGAAGCCATTGGGCATCTTCTTCTATGTTCCTGACCAGCTTCCGTTTTTCTTCAGGGGACATATATTCCTCCTGACTCAGGTACGTGGAGCTGGAACCAATGATGCTGGTCAGGGGAGTGCGCAGGTCGTGGGACATGGCCCGCATCAGGTTGGCCCTCATGGTTTCCTTTTCCGCATTGAGCAGCATGCGGTCTTTTTCCTGAAGCTGGACATTCTGCTTGGTAATCATGATGCAGATGCTGCTGGACAGGCTGGATATGAGGGCCATGCCCAGGAAGGTGATGGGGTAACCGGACATGGTGAAATTCAGTGTCAGGTAAGGGTAGGTAAAGGCAAAATTTACCCAGAACACACCAAAAAGAGAGGCCAGGATGCCGGCGCCGTAGCAGCTGGTAGCACGGGCAATCATGATGATGGCCAGGGTGTATATGATGGATATATTTGTCACATTGTTGCTGAAGTGAAAAAATATGGTGGAAATTAAAGTGGCCGCAGCCATATATTCGATGGTAATGGGCAGATTCCTTACCAGATTTATGGCAGCAGCCTTAAGGTCGGTTTTATTTATATGGAATGATTTCATTACATATTCCCCTGTTGGCATTGGATGCATTCCGGCTGCATAGATAAATTAACAATTTTCATTATAGCGTATGCCAGGGGGAAGTTCAACGGAAAAAGGATTTTTTGCGCCTCCGTCCCCTGCCTTTTTTTCCTTTTTCTCCCAGAGGAGAGGAGGAGATGCGGCGCTGGGCCACCAGCTTTTCAAAATCGGTGGAGGAAAAGCCGATGTCTTCCAGGCGTTCCAGCCTTCGCTGGCGTCTGAGGTATAAATCTTCTTCTTCCTTCTTGCGCACATGAATCTTCACAGCCGCCACAACAGCAATGATGACAGCCAGAGAAAATGCAATCCCCAGGATGGCCAGGGTGTTGGCGGGAATCCGGATGCTGGCGGCGGTTCCTTCCTTTGAGGTGATATCCTGGCGGGGGGCAGGGCCTGGGGACGGCTGCTGCCCGTGGGGAGCTTCTGCGTGAGACGGTGCTTCCGGCCCATCCTGGAGACCGGAAGCGTCTCCGGGACCTGAGGAATCCAAAGGGGCAGGAACATCTGTCTCCCCGTTCTGGTCCATGGAAACAGCAGAAGCCCCGGAGGCATCCTGGGACGTCAGGGAGACTGCGCTTCCCTTCAATCCGGGAGAACACAGGTACACGGAACCCACCGGCCTGTCATTATACGTATAGCGGATACAGGCAATGGCTGTCTGGGGATGGCTGCCGTCCAAATCATAGGTAAGAGCGGACTGGGTGTCCGTGAAGTCGGCGTCCCTGGGTATCACCACGCGGCCGCCCCGGTCCAGCTCCAGGGATATGCTGTCGCCTGAGGTCATGCCCGCTATGGTCATGTCATTTTCCAGGGACTTGT is a window of Enterocloster clostridioformis DNA encoding:
- a CDS encoding dihydroxyacetone kinase subunit L, with amino-acid sequence MDRITCHELPELFQGAADIFGEKKEELCEMDARMGDGDLGLTMQKGFGALPQLIRDNEAEGDIGKTLMKAGMKMAGLVPSTMGTLMSSGIMEGGKAIGKKGEMGPKELADFLAGFARGIAHRGKCHLGDRTILDAVDAGAKKAQEACAEGADMGAMLRRAAEGAKEGVKATEDMLPKYGKAAVFSAKAKGVPDQGAVAGQYFLEGLGRYFLGNLN
- a CDS encoding response regulator; the protein is MNTKANIIIIEDEKNICNFIETVLSPQGYQVTSAYTGTDGLKLIESLKPDVVLLDLGLPDMDGLELIQEVRSTSTLPIIVISARTLERSKVAALDLGADDYLTKPFGTAELLARIRTALRHSQRAAGTQSLKYEVGNLLIDFERRLVKVKGQDVHLTQIEYKLVSLLAQNAGRVMTYESIISKIWGPFADSDNQILRVNMAHIRRKLEENPAEPQYIFTEIGVGYRMREE
- a CDS encoding sensor histidine kinase → MKSFHINKTDLKAAAINLVRNLPITIEYMAAATLISTIFFHFSNNVTNISIIYTLAIIMIARATSCYGAGILASLFGVFWVNFAFTYPYLTLNFTMSGYPITFLGMALISSLSSSICIMITKQNVQLQEKDRMLLNAEKETMRANLMRAMSHDLRTPLTSIIGSSSTYLSQEEYMSPEEKRKLVRNIEEDAQWLLNMVENLLSVTRIQDEKGVASVAKADESLEEVISDSVRRFRKRFPDVQVRVSIPDSVIIIPMDATLIEQVINNLLENALFHSGTNEPIDLVAAAEKSGLSVSIKDYGKGIAPDLLDTIFDGGGTSENHTGDGHKGMGIGLSICKTIINAHGGEIHAGNHPRGAQFTFTLPDWREY